A stretch of Streptomyces vietnamensis DNA encodes these proteins:
- a CDS encoding SDR family oxidoreductase, translating into MTRFDGRTYIVTGGGSGIGRAIALALTGAGARVAVAGRTPERLDETVALIEKAGGEALAVPTDVRDPEAVDALVAAAVERFGRLDGLVNNAAGNFVVPGIDLSPGGWRAVVDIVLNGSYYCTRAVARRLREQGTGGSVLSVIATYAWHGHPGTVHSAAAKAGVLAMTRTLAVELAPLGIRLNCIAPGPTETEGAGAALWATDEAREEVLATVPAGRFADPAEIADASLFLLGDGASYLTGECLTVDGGQWLGKQVYGRSAG; encoded by the coding sequence ATGACCCGTTTCGACGGACGGACGTACATCGTGACGGGCGGCGGCAGCGGCATCGGCCGCGCCATCGCGCTCGCCCTGACGGGGGCGGGCGCCCGGGTCGCCGTCGCCGGCCGCACCCCGGAGCGCCTCGACGAGACGGTCGCCCTGATCGAGAAGGCCGGCGGGGAGGCCCTCGCGGTGCCGACGGACGTCCGGGACCCGGAGGCGGTGGACGCGCTGGTGGCCGCGGCGGTCGAGCGGTTCGGCAGGCTTGACGGGCTGGTCAACAACGCCGCCGGAAACTTCGTCGTCCCCGGCATCGACCTGTCCCCGGGCGGCTGGCGCGCCGTCGTCGACATCGTCCTCAACGGCTCGTACTACTGCACCCGTGCCGTCGCCCGCAGGCTGCGCGAGCAGGGCACCGGCGGCTCGGTCCTCTCCGTGATCGCCACGTACGCCTGGCACGGCCACCCGGGCACCGTCCACTCGGCCGCCGCGAAGGCCGGCGTCCTGGCCATGACGCGGACCCTGGCGGTGGAACTCGCCCCGCTGGGCATCCGCCTGAACTGCATCGCCCCCGGCCCGACGGAGACGGAGGGCGCCGGCGCGGCCCTGTGGGCCACCGACGAGGCCCGCGAGGAGGTGCTGGCCACGGTCCCGGCCGGCCGCTTCGCCGACCCCGCCGAGATCGCGGACGCGTCGCTGTTCCTCCTGGGCGACGGGGCCTCGTACCTGACCGGCGAGTGCCTGACGGTGGACGGCGGCCAGTGGCTGGGCAAGCAGGTGTACGGGCGGTCGGCCGGGTAG
- a CDS encoding acetate--CoA ligase family protein → MSLDALFDPRSVAVVGASANPAKWGYWLAAGALAGRSRRSVHLVNQRGGHLDGVPFLPDLGSLATVPEQIVVAVPPQQVRPVVVEGLAAGARCFTVITSGGSGPEEERELASLVTSHGGRLLGPNCMGVVDTTTELRLSWGDFPAGAVGLVSQSGNLALEIGRLLARAGQGFSRFVSLGNQRDIDAADALDALIAHDATRVVAAYVEDFRDGRRLARTLAAAHAAGKPVLLLTLGRSEASGRAAASHTGALVSARAVVDAVCRDTGAILLESAGELVDTAVLLTAARHGQGQRRAQGRIQGQGQGSCLGRGRAVPEAAADADADAFASDETPASPEAPRIAVVGDSGGQGALAADALTARGLHVPVLDEATRAAVAAHLPGRGGCGNPVDLAGAGEADLRNYARITRALLDGGDTDATVLTGYFGDYATANPEQTREECEVAEELGEAARKAGRLLVVHTMARDTPALTVLREHGVPVYERIEQAATALAHAARLERATPYAPPGRVPPPSRPVADGGYESVRALLRSHGLDFPTAEFVTTADEAADAARRTGYPLALKAMGLAHKTEAGGVALGIVDETALRAAFARMRDTTGAARYAVEEMAVHPHSVELIAGVRYDPAFGPVAMVGLGGVTAELLADTALALAPLTPVRARELLLSLRHAPLLTGWRGAPAVDLDAAADALCALARAASEHPELIELEVNPLLVHPGGAVALDAHGVLT, encoded by the coding sequence ATGAGCCTGGACGCCCTCTTCGATCCGCGTTCCGTCGCCGTCGTCGGGGCCTCCGCCAACCCCGCCAAGTGGGGTTACTGGCTGGCCGCCGGCGCCCTCGCCGGACGCTCCCGGCGCAGCGTCCACCTCGTCAACCAGCGGGGCGGCCACCTCGACGGCGTCCCCTTCCTGCCGGACCTCGGGTCCCTGGCGACCGTCCCCGAGCAGATCGTCGTCGCGGTGCCGCCGCAGCAGGTGCGGCCCGTGGTCGTCGAGGGGCTCGCGGCGGGCGCGCGGTGCTTCACCGTGATCACGTCCGGCGGGTCCGGTCCCGAGGAGGAACGGGAACTCGCCTCGCTCGTCACCTCGCACGGCGGGCGGCTGCTCGGCCCCAACTGCATGGGCGTCGTCGACACCACCACCGAACTGCGCCTGAGCTGGGGCGACTTCCCGGCGGGGGCGGTCGGGCTCGTGTCGCAGAGCGGCAACCTCGCGCTTGAGATCGGCAGACTCCTGGCCCGGGCCGGACAGGGGTTCTCCCGGTTCGTCTCGCTCGGCAACCAGCGCGACATCGATGCGGCGGACGCCCTCGACGCGCTGATCGCCCACGACGCGACGCGCGTCGTCGCCGCGTACGTGGAGGACTTCCGGGACGGACGGCGCCTGGCCCGCACCCTGGCCGCCGCCCACGCGGCCGGCAAGCCCGTCCTGCTCCTCACGCTCGGCCGCAGCGAGGCCTCCGGCCGCGCGGCGGCCTCCCACACGGGCGCGCTGGTGAGCGCCCGGGCGGTGGTGGACGCGGTCTGCCGCGACACGGGCGCGATCCTGCTGGAGTCGGCGGGCGAACTGGTCGACACGGCCGTGCTGTTGACGGCGGCACGGCACGGTCAGGGGCAGCGGCGGGCACAGGGACGGATTCAAGGGCAGGGGCAGGGGTCGTGCCTCGGGCGGGGCCGGGCCGTGCCCGAGGCCGCCGCCGACGCGGACGCCGACGCCTTCGCGTCCGACGAAACCCCCGCGTCCCCCGAAGCGCCGCGCATCGCCGTCGTCGGCGACAGCGGAGGCCAGGGCGCGCTCGCCGCCGACGCGCTGACCGCCCGGGGGCTCCACGTCCCCGTTCTCGACGAGGCCACCCGGGCCGCCGTCGCCGCACACCTCCCCGGCCGGGGCGGCTGCGGCAACCCCGTCGACCTCGCGGGCGCGGGAGAGGCGGACCTCCGCAACTACGCCCGGATCACCCGGGCGCTGCTCGACGGCGGGGACACCGACGCCACGGTCCTCACCGGCTACTTCGGCGACTACGCCACCGCCAACCCCGAGCAGACCCGCGAGGAGTGCGAGGTCGCCGAGGAGTTGGGGGAGGCCGCGCGGAAGGCCGGGCGGCTGCTCGTCGTCCACACCATGGCCCGCGACACCCCGGCCCTGACCGTGCTGCGCGAACACGGCGTACCCGTCTACGAGCGCATCGAGCAGGCCGCGACCGCCCTGGCCCATGCGGCCCGGCTCGAACGCGCGACACCGTACGCGCCGCCGGGGCGGGTGCCGCCCCCGTCCCGCCCCGTCGCGGACGGGGGGTACGAGAGCGTCCGGGCCCTGCTCCGGTCCCATGGACTCGACTTCCCCACCGCCGAGTTCGTCACCACGGCCGACGAGGCGGCCGACGCCGCCCGCCGCACCGGATACCCGCTCGCCCTCAAGGCGATGGGCCTGGCCCACAAGACCGAGGCGGGCGGGGTGGCCCTCGGCATCGTCGACGAGACCGCACTGCGCGCCGCCTTCGCCCGGATGCGTGACACCACCGGCGCCGCCCGGTACGCGGTCGAGGAGATGGCCGTCCACCCGCACTCCGTCGAGCTCATCGCCGGAGTGCGCTACGACCCGGCGTTCGGGCCCGTCGCCATGGTCGGCCTCGGCGGGGTCACCGCCGAACTGCTCGCCGACACCGCGCTCGCCCTCGCCCCGCTCACCCCGGTACGGGCCCGCGAGCTGCTGCTCTCCCTGCGGCACGCACCGCTGCTCACCGGCTGGCGGGGCGCGCCCGCCGTCGACCTGGACGCCGCCGCGGACGCCCTGTGCGCACTGGCGCGGGCCGCGTCCGAGCACCCCGAGCTCATCGAGCTCGAAGTCAATCCGCTGCTCGTCCACCCGGGCGGCGCGGTCGCCCTCGACGCCCATGGAGTGCTGACATGA